The following proteins are co-located in the Pseudarthrobacter siccitolerans genome:
- a CDS encoding DUF4012 domain-containing protein codes for MDSSKQSGLFEAARPGNEGPRRRNRRLLASLSLLGIVVAVLAGVAVWLAAKASTINDELNAAAQLSSPLRESISRDDREAATGTVDEMRGHTAAAKSAADDPLWTLASAIPAIGVNFSAVAEVARSADDVVSIGLTPLVKVYSSLDWDSLLPSTSGTDLEPLKAASPSVSSAAHAVRLSSERLNQIDESQLLPQVANPLSRARNQLNEISGSLDSAASAAAVLPAMLGAEDPRSYLLMIQNNAESRASGGIPGALAVLQFDDGKLTLGSQSSASALGTMSPPLPVDGEQQQIYSVRLGKFMQDVNLTPDFPSAAKTAREMWNKGTGQNVDGVLSIDPIALGYILDATGPVGIADPELTAVIAATGLPAELTGRNVVQTLLSDVYAKIERPELQDAYFAGVAQEVFRALSNGKGDAKALLSGLTRASTEGRVHIWSAQNEEQGVISAYTLSGSVAGPSVQPAQFGVYFNDGTGAKMDYYVKRTVQIVKECPQDGYERTTVRVSATNAAPQNAAAVLPDYVTGGGAFGVPPGSVQTNIVVYGPVQANVETLSVDGTRTEFAPHIHSNRPVAVFAVRLGVGESKTMDFTFSKIVQHTEPNVVVTPTVQDVKDVTLPTLRARCS; via the coding sequence ATGGATTCCTCTAAGCAGAGCGGCCTTTTCGAAGCAGCCCGGCCTGGGAACGAAGGGCCCCGCCGCCGGAACCGTCGACTCCTCGCTTCTCTTTCCCTTTTAGGTATAGTGGTGGCGGTCTTGGCCGGTGTGGCCGTTTGGCTTGCGGCAAAAGCATCCACTATAAACGACGAGCTTAACGCCGCCGCCCAGCTCTCCTCACCGCTCAGGGAGAGCATTAGTCGAGATGATCGCGAGGCGGCGACCGGTACAGTAGACGAGATGCGCGGACACACAGCGGCCGCTAAGTCAGCTGCTGATGATCCCCTGTGGACCTTAGCGTCTGCGATTCCAGCAATAGGAGTGAACTTCAGCGCCGTTGCGGAAGTGGCTCGTTCTGCGGACGACGTCGTGAGCATTGGGTTGACACCGCTCGTGAAGGTTTACAGCTCTCTGGACTGGGACTCCCTGCTACCTAGTACGTCTGGTACTGACTTGGAGCCCCTCAAGGCGGCGTCCCCCAGTGTCTCATCGGCCGCTCACGCCGTTCGGCTGTCGTCTGAAAGGCTTAACCAGATCGACGAGAGCCAACTCCTTCCTCAAGTGGCCAATCCGCTGTCTCGGGCCAGGAATCAACTCAACGAGATTTCGGGGTCACTTGATTCTGCCGCCAGTGCTGCCGCAGTTCTTCCCGCGATGTTGGGTGCGGAGGATCCTCGCTCCTACCTACTAATGATCCAGAACAATGCCGAATCGCGGGCCTCCGGCGGCATCCCCGGCGCCCTTGCTGTACTGCAATTTGACGATGGAAAGCTCACCCTAGGAAGCCAGAGCAGCGCCAGCGCTCTAGGAACGATGTCTCCACCGTTACCTGTGGACGGTGAGCAGCAGCAGATCTACAGTGTCCGGCTTGGCAAATTCATGCAGGATGTGAACCTGACTCCAGACTTTCCTTCCGCAGCCAAAACGGCGCGAGAGATGTGGAACAAAGGGACCGGACAGAACGTGGATGGAGTGCTCTCAATCGATCCCATTGCCTTGGGATACATTCTTGATGCCACTGGCCCTGTGGGAATTGCGGACCCGGAGCTTACTGCCGTTATCGCAGCTACCGGCCTACCGGCGGAGCTGACCGGAAGGAATGTCGTACAGACGCTACTCTCCGATGTCTACGCCAAAATTGAGAGGCCGGAGCTACAGGACGCATATTTTGCAGGCGTTGCCCAGGAAGTTTTTAGGGCGCTATCGAACGGAAAGGGCGACGCGAAGGCGCTCCTCTCAGGCCTAACTCGTGCCTCCACCGAGGGAAGGGTACACATCTGGTCCGCTCAGAATGAGGAGCAAGGTGTTATTTCCGCCTACACTCTGAGTGGCTCCGTTGCTGGCCCTAGTGTTCAACCTGCCCAATTCGGCGTGTACTTCAACGACGGAACAGGGGCCAAGATGGACTACTACGTGAAGCGCACGGTCCAAATCGTCAAGGAGTGCCCCCAGGACGGATACGAGCGCACGACTGTTCGAGTGAGCGCGACCAATGCAGCTCCTCAGAACGCTGCGGCGGTCCTGCCTGATTACGTGACTGGAGGTGGAGCTTTCGGTGTTCCCCCGGGCTCAGTGCAAACGAACATTGTTGTTTACGGTCCTGTTCAGGCGAATGTCGAGACCTTAAGCGTGGATGGGACAAGGACGGAGTTTGCGCCTCATATCCACAGCAACAGGCCCGTTGCGGTGTTCGCTGTCCGACTAGGGGTAGGGGAAAGTAAGACGATGGATTTCACGTTCAGCAAAATTGTCCAGCACACGGAACCTAACGTTGTTGTCACACCGACGGTGCAGGATGTAAAAGATGTGACTTTGCCCACTTTGCGGGCGCGCTGTAGTTAA
- a CDS encoding LPXTG cell wall anchor domain-containing protein produces MKKTLAALALAGSIALIGSAPAMAATYPALPPQAAVSDGTVGPGETFVFRGQGFLAGETLTINVTPGQAPASDGANIAGSRAVAARIAVVTEAQTLTTTADAQGAFALPIAINEAGTYSLTATGNTSGVTVGPVTVTVAASLANTGGNAGGAPLANTGSGLANTGADSGLVLWTLVGAGALAAGATSVVVVRRRAKAETAA; encoded by the coding sequence ATGAAAAAAACACTCGCAGCACTCGCGCTTGCAGGCTCCATCGCCCTTATCGGTTCGGCGCCGGCCATGGCCGCTACCTACCCGGCACTTCCGCCTCAGGCAGCCGTTTCCGACGGAACCGTTGGCCCGGGCGAAACCTTCGTCTTCCGCGGACAGGGTTTCCTTGCCGGCGAAACGCTCACCATCAACGTAACGCCGGGCCAGGCACCTGCTTCCGATGGCGCCAATATTGCCGGTAGCCGCGCAGTGGCAGCCCGTATCGCCGTTGTCACCGAAGCCCAAACCCTGACCACCACGGCCGACGCCCAGGGCGCATTCGCCCTGCCGATCGCAATCAACGAAGCAGGCACCTACAGCCTGACCGCCACCGGCAACACCTCCGGGGTAACCGTCGGTCCCGTCACGGTCACCGTGGCAGCTTCCTTGGCAAACACCGGCGGCAACGCTGGCGGCGCTCCGTTGGCAAACACCGGTTCAGGCCTTGCCAACACCGGCGCCGACTCCGGCCTGGTCCTCTGGACCCTGGTTGGCGCAGGTGCACTTGCTGCCGGTGCAACTTCCGTAGTGGTTGTTCGTCGCCGCGCAAAGGCGGAGACTGCTGCGTAA
- a CDS encoding VanZ family protein — protein sequence MLVPLAFIAFWPTPVDKPIEGFLGSVLHFLHRHGIPAWFNYEFVEGAANVALFVPIGIVASLAYPKKHWWSIAASGLAISCCMELGQLLFLHSRFASPLDLVTNTVGAVIGALIAAARIEMLQVRCLSATDL from the coding sequence ATGTTGGTCCCGCTAGCGTTTATCGCTTTTTGGCCCACCCCCGTCGATAAACCTATTGAAGGATTCCTCGGCAGCGTCCTGCATTTCCTTCACCGTCACGGGATCCCAGCCTGGTTCAATTACGAATTCGTCGAAGGCGCCGCTAACGTCGCGCTGTTCGTTCCTATAGGTATTGTGGCGTCTCTTGCTTACCCCAAAAAGCACTGGTGGAGTATTGCTGCATCTGGGTTAGCGATCTCCTGCTGCATGGAGCTTGGGCAACTCCTATTTCTCCACAGCCGGTTCGCAAGCCCGTTAGACCTTGTAACAAACACTGTGGGGGCCGTCATCGGCGCCCTTATTGCGGCTGCACGTATAGAAATGCTACAGGTCCGGTGCCTTTCGGCAACGGACCTGTAG
- the galU gene encoding UTP--glucose-1-phosphate uridylyltransferase GalU, which translates to MTTGKAITKAVIPAAGLGTRFLPATKAMPKEMLPVVDRPAIQYVVEEAVKSGLTDLLMITGRNKRSLEDHFDREPGLERALELKGDNDRLESVQYASELGPIHYVRQGEAKGLGHAVLCAAQHVGNEPFAVLLGDDLIDEAEDLLSTMMEVQQKTGGSVIALIEVDPSQISAYGCADITAVDGEDYVRVNSLVEKPATGEAPSNLAVIGRYVLHPSVFGILEKTEPGRGGEIQLTDALQTLAAGEGEGSGVYGVVFKGRRFDTGDKLSYLKAVITLASERVEFGEDLRTWMKGFVN; encoded by the coding sequence ATGACTACGGGGAAAGCTATCACCAAAGCCGTCATTCCTGCTGCCGGATTGGGGACTCGCTTCCTGCCCGCCACCAAGGCAATGCCGAAGGAAATGTTGCCGGTGGTTGACCGGCCGGCCATCCAGTACGTCGTTGAGGAAGCCGTCAAGTCCGGCCTCACCGACCTGCTAATGATCACGGGACGGAACAAGCGCTCCCTCGAGGATCACTTTGACCGGGAGCCGGGTCTGGAGCGTGCACTTGAACTGAAGGGCGACAACGACCGCCTGGAGTCCGTGCAGTACGCCTCGGAGCTGGGTCCCATCCACTACGTCCGCCAGGGCGAGGCCAAGGGCCTGGGCCACGCGGTGCTGTGCGCTGCCCAGCATGTGGGCAATGAGCCGTTCGCCGTTCTGCTGGGTGATGATCTCATTGACGAGGCCGAGGACCTGCTGAGCACCATGATGGAGGTGCAGCAGAAGACCGGCGGTTCGGTGATCGCCCTGATCGAGGTGGATCCGTCCCAGATCAGCGCTTACGGCTGTGCGGACATTACTGCGGTGGACGGCGAGGACTACGTGCGCGTAAACAGCCTGGTGGAGAAGCCGGCCACAGGGGAGGCGCCGTCCAACCTGGCCGTGATCGGGCGGTACGTGCTGCATCCATCGGTGTTCGGGATTTTGGAGAAGACGGAGCCGGGCCGTGGCGGCGAGATCCAGTTGACGGATGCCTTGCAGACCCTGGCTGCCGGTGAGGGCGAAGGCTCCGGTGTGTACGGTGTTGTCTTTAAGGGCCGCCGCTTCGACACGGGCGACAAGCTGAGCTACCTCAAAGCCGTCATCACACTCGCTTCAGAACGAGTGGAGTTCGGCGAGGACCTAAGGACCTGGATGAAGGGCTTCGTGAACTAG
- a CDS encoding enoyl-CoA hydratase/isomerase family protein produces the protein MISLSISNNVAEVVLNAPHKLNSLDEQALAELSQAYDDAAAAASRGEVRALLLRGEGRAFCAGRDISGVNPENDDAATYLSGLVEPLLKKMSAFPAPTFAAAHGTCLGVGLGLLLATDVVYVAENAKFGSPFAKLGATLDSGGHWYFTERLGMHRTLDLIYTAELISGTEAVAQGLFSRAMPADELLENTRAIVGRVASGATGAFTASKELVAHIRDQRLGLWEAMAEENTEQARLCKTDDYAEGFRAFQEKREPKFGG, from the coding sequence ATGATTTCCCTCTCCATCAGCAACAACGTCGCCGAAGTCGTCCTCAACGCACCGCACAAGCTGAACTCGCTGGATGAGCAGGCGCTCGCGGAGCTGTCCCAGGCGTACGACGACGCTGCTGCCGCCGCCTCACGCGGTGAGGTCCGGGCGCTGCTGCTTCGGGGAGAGGGCCGCGCCTTCTGCGCGGGCCGGGACATCTCAGGTGTGAACCCGGAGAATGACGACGCCGCTACCTATTTGAGCGGGCTGGTGGAGCCGCTGCTGAAGAAGATGAGTGCCTTTCCGGCGCCCACGTTCGCCGCTGCTCATGGTACCTGCCTGGGTGTTGGGCTGGGGCTGCTGCTGGCCACGGACGTGGTGTACGTGGCGGAGAACGCCAAGTTCGGGTCGCCGTTCGCCAAGCTGGGAGCGACGCTGGATTCGGGCGGGCACTGGTACTTCACGGAGCGGCTGGGGATGCACCGCACGCTGGACCTGATCTACACCGCGGAGCTGATCAGCGGCACCGAGGCCGTGGCGCAGGGGCTGTTCAGCCGTGCCATGCCGGCGGACGAGCTCCTGGAGAACACGCGGGCGATCGTGGGCCGCGTCGCTAGCGGGGCCACCGGCGCCTTCACCGCCAGCAAGGAGCTGGTGGCCCACATCCGCGACCAGCGCCTGGGCCTGTGGGAGGCCATGGCGGAGGAGAACACAGAGCAGGCCCGGCTCTGCAAAACAGACGACTACGCCGAGGGTTTCAGGGCTTTCCAGGAGAAGCGCGAGCCGAAGTTCGGAGGTTGA
- the paaE gene encoding 1,2-phenylacetyl-CoA epoxidase subunit PaaE, whose translation MPVVRQTAAETAQATCRRRPSFHTLAVKEVRRLTEDAIEVAFHVPAELAGQFDYLPGQYVALRTKLPDETGEVHEVRRSYSICAEPRSFADGSSEIRVAVKKDLGGVFSTWANAELKAGDTLDVMSPMGAFVSRHGRDGQAVEQNRMNSMNNPEELAGDVASSGEASFVAIAAGSGITPVIAIARTLLAKNPECRFDLIYANKAAMDVMFLEELADLKDKYPQRLAIHHVLSREQRIAPLLSGRIDAEKLQQLLGTAIHADDVDEWFLCGPFELVQLCRDTLAERGVEPEKIRFELFTSGKPDKPEGHAGRPVVLDESKETYKITFKLDGLQGEVASPTHARESILNAALRVRPDVPFACAGGVCGTCRAKVVTGSVTMDENYALEQDELDKGYVLTCQSHPTSKEVTVDFDV comes from the coding sequence ATGCCTGTTGTCCGCCAGACCGCCGCAGAAACGGCGCAGGCCACCTGCCGCCGTCGCCCGTCCTTCCACACGCTCGCCGTGAAGGAGGTGCGCCGGCTCACCGAGGACGCCATCGAGGTGGCCTTCCACGTCCCGGCCGAGCTCGCCGGCCAGTTCGACTACCTGCCCGGCCAGTACGTGGCCCTGCGCACCAAGCTCCCGGACGAGACCGGGGAAGTGCACGAGGTGCGCCGCAGCTACTCCATCTGCGCCGAGCCGCGCAGCTTCGCGGACGGCAGCAGCGAGATCCGGGTGGCGGTGAAGAAGGACCTGGGCGGGGTTTTCTCCACCTGGGCCAACGCCGAGCTGAAGGCCGGGGACACGCTGGACGTCATGAGCCCCATGGGCGCGTTCGTGTCCAGGCACGGCCGGGACGGCCAGGCCGTGGAGCAGAACCGGATGAACTCCATGAACAACCCGGAGGAGCTGGCCGGGGACGTGGCCTCCAGCGGGGAAGCCAGCTTCGTGGCCATCGCCGCCGGCAGCGGAATCACGCCGGTGATCGCGATCGCCCGCACGCTCCTGGCTAAAAACCCGGAGTGCCGGTTCGACCTGATCTACGCCAACAAGGCGGCCATGGACGTGATGTTCCTGGAGGAGCTCGCGGACCTGAAGGACAAGTACCCGCAGCGGCTGGCCATCCACCACGTGCTGTCCCGCGAGCAGCGGATCGCGCCGCTGCTCAGTGGAAGGATCGACGCCGAGAAGCTGCAGCAGCTGCTGGGCACCGCCATCCACGCGGACGACGTGGACGAGTGGTTCCTGTGCGGCCCGTTCGAGCTGGTGCAGCTCTGCCGGGACACCCTGGCCGAGCGCGGTGTGGAGCCGGAGAAGATCCGGTTCGAGCTGTTTACGTCCGGCAAGCCGGACAAGCCGGAGGGGCATGCGGGCCGGCCCGTGGTGCTGGACGAGTCCAAGGAGACGTACAAGATCACGTTCAAGCTGGACGGGCTGCAGGGCGAGGTGGCCAGCCCCACCCACGCCCGCGAGTCCATCCTCAACGCCGCGCTGCGGGTCCGCCCGGACGTGCCGTTCGCGTGCGCCGGGGGAGTGTGCGGCACGTGCCGGGCCAAGGTGGTGACAGGCAGCGTGACCATGGACGAGAACTACGCGCTGGAGCAGGATGAGCTGGACAAGGGGTACGTGCTGACTTGCCAGAGCCACCCCACCAGCAAGGAAGTCACAGTCGACTTCGACGTGTAA
- the paaD gene encoding 1,2-phenylacetyl-CoA epoxidase subunit PaaD — translation MYISDFETRARTPRQKAWDIAATVCDPEIPVLTIEDLGILRNVEVTAEKVTVTITPTYSGCPAMDAIRDDLKAAFAKEGYQDVQVDLVLAPAWTTDWMTDAGKAKLQEYGIAPPSGMANAARHAGPIRLQMAVKCPQCASLHTKELTRFGSTSCKALFVCQDCKEPFDYFKVL, via the coding sequence ATGTACATCTCCGACTTTGAAACCAGGGCCCGGACCCCGCGGCAGAAGGCATGGGACATCGCCGCCACGGTGTGCGATCCCGAGATCCCCGTTCTCACCATCGAGGACCTTGGGATCCTGCGGAACGTGGAGGTGACCGCCGAAAAGGTAACAGTCACCATCACGCCCACGTACTCCGGCTGCCCCGCCATGGACGCCATCCGCGACGACCTCAAAGCGGCGTTCGCCAAAGAGGGCTACCAGGACGTCCAGGTGGACCTGGTGCTCGCCCCGGCCTGGACCACGGACTGGATGACGGACGCCGGAAAGGCGAAGCTGCAGGAGTACGGCATCGCCCCGCCGTCGGGCATGGCAAATGCGGCAAGGCACGCCGGCCCCATCAGGCTGCAAATGGCCGTGAAATGCCCGCAGTGCGCCAGCCTGCATACCAAGGAACTCACCCGCTTCGGCTCCACCTCCTGCAAGGCGCTGTTTGTGTGCCAGGACTGCAAGGAACCGTTCGACTACTTCAAAGTGCTGTAA
- the paaC gene encoding 1,2-phenylacetyl-CoA epoxidase subunit PaaC — protein MSPEATETTGHGDISTGVAAPTAGGDSNASATRITPGNALRPEDIALEVRTGLAKPSEDIAEYALRLGDDALILAQRLGHWISRAPELEEDVALGNIALDQLGHARSFLSYAGGAWEKSEDDLAYFRREHEFRSVQLFEQPNGDFAVTIARQFIVSCYQFELYRRLTESTDATLAAIAAKAVKEVDYHRDHSAQWILRLAGGTEESRTRMIHGLRLMWPYVSELFQDDDLTRRLAEAGAAVAPSSLREEFDRLTGEVLTEAELEVPDVPAAPGGGRHGRHSEHLGYLLAEMQVLAREHSGAKW, from the coding sequence GTGAGCCCCGAAGCAACAGAGACAACAGGCCACGGCGACATCTCCACCGGCGTGGCAGCCCCAACAGCAGGAGGCGACTCCAACGCGAGTGCCACCCGCATCACCCCCGGCAACGCCCTCCGCCCGGAGGACATCGCGCTTGAGGTCCGCACCGGGCTGGCTAAGCCCTCCGAGGACATCGCAGAATACGCCCTGAGACTCGGCGACGACGCGCTGATCCTCGCCCAGCGCCTGGGCCACTGGATCTCCCGCGCCCCCGAGCTTGAAGAGGATGTGGCCCTGGGCAACATCGCCCTGGACCAGCTGGGCCACGCCCGGAGCTTCCTCAGCTACGCCGGCGGCGCATGGGAGAAGTCCGAGGACGATCTCGCCTACTTCCGCCGCGAGCACGAGTTCCGCAGCGTCCAGCTGTTCGAGCAGCCCAACGGCGACTTCGCGGTGACCATCGCCCGGCAGTTCATCGTGAGCTGCTACCAGTTCGAGCTGTACCGCCGGCTCACGGAATCAACCGACGCCACCCTTGCCGCCATCGCCGCGAAAGCCGTGAAGGAAGTGGACTACCACCGGGACCACAGCGCCCAGTGGATCCTCCGCCTGGCCGGCGGCACCGAGGAATCCCGCACCAGGATGATCCACGGCCTGCGCCTGATGTGGCCGTACGTCAGCGAACTGTTCCAGGACGATGACCTGACGCGCCGCCTCGCCGAGGCGGGTGCCGCCGTCGCGCCTTCCAGCCTGCGCGAGGAGTTTGACCGGCTCACCGGCGAAGTCCTCACAGAAGCCGAGCTGGAGGTGCCGGACGTTCCGGCAGCCCCAGGCGGCGGCCGGCACGGCAGGCACTCGGAGCATCTGGGCTACCTCCTGGCCGAGATGCAGGTGCTGGCCCGCGAGCATTCAGGAGCGAAGTGGTGA
- the paaB gene encoding 1,2-phenylacetyl-CoA epoxidase subunit PaaB has product MSPHGNPEVPASSATEINREAPKASPAAEQETHDRGAWGLWEVFVRSSRGLSHVHAGSLHAPDAAMALRNARDLYTRRNEGVSIWVVPADAIAASDPDAKGSFFESPQGKDYRHATYYTKSEGVKHL; this is encoded by the coding sequence ATGAGCCCCCACGGCAACCCGGAAGTTCCGGCTAGTTCGGCGACAGAGATCAACCGCGAGGCACCCAAGGCGTCCCCAGCAGCGGAGCAAGAGACCCATGACCGCGGCGCCTGGGGCCTTTGGGAGGTGTTCGTCCGATCGAGCCGTGGCCTGAGCCACGTTCACGCCGGCAGCCTGCACGCACCGGATGCGGCCATGGCGCTGCGCAATGCCCGCGACCTCTACACGCGCCGCAACGAGGGCGTCTCCATCTGGGTTGTCCCGGCGGACGCCATTGCCGCCAGCGATCCGGACGCCAAGGGTTCGTTCTTCGAGTCGCCCCAGGGCAAGGACTACCGGCACGCCACGTACTACACCAAGAGCGAAGGGGTAAAGCACCTGTGA
- the paaA gene encoding 1,2-phenylacetyl-CoA epoxidase subunit PaaA translates to MAAQNLQSVPAELSPDEEAAGQANFDRVMAQDSRIEPKDWMPPAYRKTLLRQISQHAHSEIIGMQPEANWISRAPSLKRKAILMAKVQDEAGHGLYLYSAAETLGQSRDKMTQDLIAGKARYSSIFNYPALTWADMGAIGWLVDGAAICNQVPLCRASYGPYGRAMVRICKEESFHQRQGFEILLELSNGTPEQKQMAQDAVNRWYAPALMMFGPPDDDSPNSKQSMAWNIKRFSNDELRSRFVGMMVEQVRVLGLTLPDDQVRYNEDTKKWEHGPLDWHEFQEVLAGRGPCNAQRLERRREAHDDGAWVREAASAYAAKQAAKQSMKTKEYAA, encoded by the coding sequence ATGGCAGCGCAGAACTTGCAGTCAGTGCCGGCTGAGCTATCCCCGGACGAAGAGGCGGCAGGCCAGGCCAACTTTGACCGCGTCATGGCTCAGGATTCACGCATCGAGCCCAAGGACTGGATGCCGCCGGCCTACCGCAAGACGCTGCTGCGCCAGATCTCCCAGCACGCGCACTCGGAAATCATCGGCATGCAGCCCGAGGCCAACTGGATCTCACGGGCCCCGAGCCTGAAGCGCAAGGCCATCCTCATGGCCAAGGTCCAGGACGAGGCCGGCCACGGGCTGTACCTCTATAGCGCCGCCGAGACTCTTGGCCAAAGCCGGGACAAGATGACGCAAGACCTCATCGCCGGCAAGGCCCGCTACTCGAGCATCTTCAACTACCCGGCGCTGACCTGGGCGGACATGGGTGCCATCGGCTGGCTGGTGGACGGCGCCGCCATCTGCAACCAGGTCCCGCTGTGCCGCGCCTCCTACGGCCCCTACGGCCGCGCGATGGTGCGCATCTGCAAGGAAGAATCGTTCCACCAGCGCCAGGGCTTCGAGATCCTCCTCGAACTCTCCAACGGCACCCCCGAGCAGAAGCAGATGGCCCAAGACGCCGTGAACCGCTGGTACGCCCCGGCCCTGATGATGTTCGGCCCGCCGGACGACGATTCGCCCAACTCCAAGCAGTCCATGGCCTGGAACATCAAGCGGTTCAGCAACGACGAACTCCGCAGCCGCTTCGTGGGCATGATGGTGGAGCAGGTCAGGGTCCTTGGCCTCACCCTCCCCGATGACCAGGTCCGCTACAACGAGGACACCAAAAAGTGGGAGCACGGCCCCCTGGACTGGCACGAATTCCAGGAAGTCCTGGCCGGGCGCGGTCCCTGCAATGCCCAGCGCTTGGAACGCCGCAGGGAAGCGCACGACGACGGCGCCTGGGTCCGCGAGGCCGCTTCCGCCTATGCAGCAAAACAGGCAGCAAAACAGTCAATGAAGACGAAGGAATACGCAGCATGA
- a CDS encoding DUF2795 domain-containing protein, with protein sequence MAETPNPIQIQKFLGGVDYPASREALLSKAKDSGADSNVLEALEAIPDREYDSPTAVSSAVSDTKS encoded by the coding sequence ATGGCTGAAACTCCGAACCCCATCCAGATTCAAAAGTTCCTTGGCGGCGTGGATTACCCCGCCAGCCGCGAGGCGTTGTTATCCAAAGCCAAGGACTCAGGCGCCGACAGCAACGTGCTTGAGGCCCTCGAGGCCATCCCCGACCGGGAATACGACAGCCCAACGGCCGTAAGCTCCGCGGTTTCTGACACCAAGTCCTAG